Within the Deltaproteobacteria bacterium genome, the region GAAATGGACAGAAGAAGCAACATCTAAAGGAGATTGAGTATGGGAAATGTATTGAAAAAGAGGCGGAAGAAGATGAGAAAACACAAACATAAAAAACTCTTAGCCCAAAACCGCCACAAGAGGAAGAGGTAAAAAGCAACCTCTTATGAGACCTTTTTTGCCCAATCTGTTCCTTTTTCTGCTGGCTATCTTCTCCAC harbors:
- a CDS encoding AURKAIP1/COX24 domain-containing protein, coding for MGNVLKKRRKKMRKHKHKKLLAQNRHKRKR